From one Coffea eugenioides isolate CCC68of chromosome 11, Ceug_1.0, whole genome shotgun sequence genomic stretch:
- the LOC113751978 gene encoding protein STRICTOSIDINE SYNTHASE-LIKE 10-like produces MGLLAIAPNGRLARPLAKQAGGIPFRFTNDVVVDQYSGIVYFTDTSTRFPRSAFAYVISSGDNTGRLLKYDPSIHQVTVLLDHLMFPNGVALSQNGDFLLVTETTSSRVLRYWLEPSRASKVDVFTQLTGRPDNFKRNQQGEFWVATDSRDGIFNPLGMIIKLSPESDILKIKGAGNGMTWGFSSDVNEHNGNLWIGSVQEPHVVRLTLSN; encoded by the coding sequence ATGGGTCTCCTGGCTATTGCTCCTAATGGTAGATTAGCTAGACCACTGGCAAAGCAAGCAGGAGGAATTCCATTCAGGTTCACCAATGATGTGGTTGTAGATCAGTACAGTGGTATAGTATATTTTACTGACACTAGCACAAGATTTCCAAGAAGTGCATTTGCTTATGTGATATCGAGTGGTGACAATACAGGAAGGCTATTGAAATATGACCCATCGATTCATCAAGTAACGGTCCTTCTGGATCATCTTATGTTTCCAAACGGAGTAGCACTGAGCCAAAATGGGGATTTCTTGCTTGTTACTGAAACCACAAGCAGTAGAGTGTTGAGGTATTGGCTTGAGCCATCCAGGGCTAGCAAGGTTGATGTTTTCACACAACTTACAGGAAGGCCAGACAACTTCAAAAGAAACCAACAAGGTGAATTTTGGGTGGCAACTGACTCAAGAGATGGGATTTTTAATCCACTTGGAATGATAATTAAATTGAGTCCGGAAAGTGACATATTGAAGATAAAAGGAGCTGGAAATGGGATGACATGGGGGTTTAGTAGTGATGTAAATGAACATAATGGAAATTTGTGGATAGGATCAGTACAAGAGCCTCATGTTGTTAGACTAACACTCTCTAACTAG